The sequence below is a genomic window from Takifugu flavidus isolate HTHZ2018 chromosome 11, ASM371156v2, whole genome shotgun sequence.
CCTGTTCTGAGGCCTAATCTCAGGGTGCATTACACAGATATGGCTTCACTAACCCCACCCTCAGTATGGGATGGTGTGGAGGGGATGATGGACAGAAAACAGACCTGTCCCTGTCATTCAGACCTGCTGCTTGGCCCTTTTCCCAGGGCCTCAAACATGTGCTCGTCTGAAATGAGCAACATGGATCAGAGGAAGTGGCTAAGTGGGCTTCCAGCCAGTGATGTTACTGGCAGGACTTCAACACCTCTTTCACCTTATCCCCTCCTTCACCATCCCAATTCACTATCCTATCAGGGTCAGGTAATATAGAGGGGATCcaaatattttttcttcttggcCTGCATTGCTCACATCTCAATGACAGGTGTCTAAATATGCTTACACTGCCCATTTATTCAACTGCCCTTGGATGCAACTTCAGTTGTGTTTCCTATGATCTGAACAAAGGGTGGAACACTTTCATTTACAAAATTTATTCTGTGATGGGCAGATTTAATGTCAATGTTCAGATGAAATCTAAAAAACCCTGGTTCAATAGGAATTTGTGGAAGCTAATGACACTGGAGATGCTGCATTAAGGAAAGCGATTCAAACTAGAAGAAAGACTGACATGATGCTTTGTAAAAGTTTATGGAACAAATATAACCCTGAACTACATTGAGAAATCTCACGTTTACATCTACGCCTGGAAAACAAACTCTCTTAAAAGAAGGAACACGAAACCCTCAGAAGTCCCTCTTTAAAAATCCTGGGAGGGTTAACTGAAGCTCATCATACAACAGCACTCCTGTGGAATGAGTTACAGACTACATGCAAGAACTGTAAAGACAAGACAATCATGATGAGAGGGAAGGATACAATAATGGAAACACTCCTGGTGTGAAACTCACAGCCGCAGTTGTTGCCTCACCTCAAGtgcctctcttcttttctgggtTAGGGTTCCCAGCTTGTCCCACAAGTCACAGATGCTCTGACAACGTTGGTTCACAGCAGCCACGTCATGATAATCCAGCtcactggagggggggggggattattaCTATATCAAACTGCACCAACGTTATACAACTACAGACCATTATACAACTCAATATTGAtacaaataatacatttatcCAGTTTTTCCACAGCTTACAAAGTAACTTAAATTTATTAGACCACCTTTCAAAAGAAGTATTTTAGAGATCTTTCAGAAACTTGTTTCAAACCAAAACCATATTATCCATAACTTAATTTTGATTATGATGGATTGGAAGCCCAGGTCATAATAATCACTTTTATGTCTTAAGGTACAAAGGTtctccagtttttttttatttatatatatatatatatatatatatatatatatatatatatatataaaaataaataaataaatagataaaatccATATATAGAATGACCAAGACCTTGAAATCTATATGGAGTGGATTTTATTAGTTTCAGAAGACACATGAACACATCACCATATATCTGAATTCAGTAAGTCACCAAGAGCCTTCCAGTTGCATGTTTTATGTTAATCCTTTGGATAGTAGAATCCGTCATACATTGAATGGAAGTGAGACAGCATGCGGGGGGCCACTGGACCAGAGAAGGGGTATTTTAAGTTGGCTTGAAGCCATTGAGAAGATGAGTGCATGGGACTGGCAGAGTTAAAAACTACTGGCAACTCCCAAAAGCCTTGTGAAGGAAATGAGTAATGGGGCATGAACACTTCCTCTTCCGTTTCCCTCTTTTCATGTCCATACTCCAAAATGGATTCATACTCACTCAACTCTCCAGCTTGGAAGACAGGTTGTGGAGATGGACCAAAAGAACTAAACATTTGCTCCTCAGCTTCCATTTCTGAATTACCATGCTTCAAATTACCCACATAGGCCTCAAATTCCCTGGGTATgtatggagggggagggggtagAACTGTGACAGAGTAGTGAGAAGTTTTGGAGGCAGAATCTGGAGTTGCAGAATTTCTGACTACATCAAAACTGAGGACTGGATTCCACCAAGATGGATTATCGATATTAGAGTTGCTATTCGAGAGGACTCCTGTTGGGTCTGGATCATGAAGGAACGAGATGGCAGGATGATCTGGATCAGTAGGCGGAGGAGGAAACCATGATGAAACATGGGGGGCAGAAAATGCCATTTTAGCAGCACCACCCATATTAGACTCCTGTGGGATCCAGCCTTAAACAAGAGAAATTTGTGCTAAGAGATCATTAAAAACTGACAGGTCTACTCCAGTTATTAATGATGATGTCAGTGAAGATACACATTTACCTGTTTTAACAGGATAACAGAGGACATTCCAGCATAGCAGTGAAAGGAGCAGCACCTGGCTGTCAGAGAACCAGAGTCAGTGGAGGGATGTTAAAATATAAGCAAAGAAAGAACATGTACACTTTAGAAAAAATACCATCACATACCTTGTAGAAAACATAATGGCCATTCTCCGAAATGCTGAAATGTTGTCTTTGTCCAAATGAGCACAAGTTAAATACGAGAAAGGATCCAGACAGATAACGATGGGCAGCTGTTCTTCACTGAGTGCTGATTGAAAATGTCAGCAGGCCTCAGGATGAGTTGAAGTGCTGAGCACTTCTCTGAGAACAGGTGGGTTCATATATCACCTGTAGCGCCAGTCAAAATCTACCTTCCAACATTTCTTCCAAGTAAAATGCAGCCAAATGTGTGTTCCTGGACATTTAGAATATCAAACCCACTCTGGCTCTGTAgcattgtgtgtttgcagagccAATATGCATATATTACCTACAGGAGTGCTGATATCTGTTAAATTGAGTACATACTTAAGTTCCTGTGCAATGGCAGCAATCTGCTCCACTCTGTCCTGATGTGCTGCCAAATCGCTCTCAAAGGCCTCGTGTTTTCGGAGCAATGCTCTGATTTCTGTCAGTGTGGCTGTTTCATAGTCTTTCTGGGTGAGGAACACTTCCTTACCTGAATATTGATGCATGAAAAGAGACAAATTGGACTGGCGATtagacaggaaatggaaatCAAACCACAGCTAAAGGCAAACTCTGAGACGTTCAAAAACATCAGAGATGAAGTCATATATCTCACCGCTCGCCCAGTTCTCATGATTTGTTGCCTTCTGGCGAAACTTTTCAGCTAGGTGATCCAGCCTCTCTAGCCTGCGGATCTCTGTGAGCAACCACTCCTCGTAGCCTTTCTCTGCCTGCTCCAGGCCCTGCCACGCACTGGCTATGTCCTGAATTTAAACAAATGAATGAGTAAACAAGCTGAATCTTCCAATATCCTCTAGTTATCTgatgtgaaaaataaatgtgtcacaTAAAAAAGTAAACACAAGTTGTAAATGACCAAGAATAATAAAACTCTGGCTTACCGATACCATCTTGCCCTCGGAGGGCATGAAAGCGGGGCGGTTGCTGATGCGTAACTTGGTCTGCAGGGTGTTGAAGTTGATTTCCAGTTGACACTTCTCCTGCACCTTCGGGGGCTTGTGCTGGCGCCTGTAATCCCTGAagtcctccagcttcctctgcatCTCTGCCATCGTCTTCTCAGGAGTTCGGTTCTCCAGCCAGGGGGTGGTGCGGCGGATccactccagcagctggagTGTCAAACCGTAACATAACAAGTGAAGACCAAGAGCACTGAGAGACCTCCGTGTTGAGATAACAGCATGTCAGCAAAGATTATGAGTTTGTGTCTTATCTTGTCATAGTTACTAGGTTTTTGGTGTAGAGGGACATCATTTACCTCACTAGCAAGTCTCTCGTACTCCTCCATCATTTTCTCGTTTTCCTGGTTGACACCCAGCACCTTACAGATCCTGTTAGCAGCCGTCTCTGCCTAAACTCATATATGCGTATATTGTAAGGGAATTAGAATACCAGGTCCAAATTCTCTGACTCAAATTTCAGAAGTGAAATTAGTCACCTGCTCAGCTCCAGCGAAGGCGTGGTAAAAGCAGGACACGTAGGTCATGATGGCTCGTTCATCGGGCTTTGGGGTGTTAATGATATCTGTCCAAAAAACATGTCAGGTCAGATTTGCACACAACAGGTTTAACTGTAACCTGAGTTACCTTCTGCATCCAGCATTTTGGGAATGTCCAGGTGTTTTTCTGCTATGTCAAAAGCCAGGTTTAGGTTGCCCAGAGGATCATCCTATATAAGGAAACACAATTTCACTGCAGAACAATCCTGGACTTAAAATGCCACCACACTGACCTCTGTGCTATGGTGGACACGTCTCACTCCCTGCTCACCTACTGCACGTGCATGTGTTACAGATCTAACTGTTGTGCACAGACCTAGAAAAGACATTAATTGgcaaaaatcctgtttttttttgttaattcaTTGTATCCACTAAGGATAACTTGGCTAAGGTAAAGCTAAGGATAACTTCTTCCCACTGccatgacttcctgtttttaagaCCATAAGAAAACAACAGCTtatagcacccccccccccccacacacacaaaaaaaagccagtgaggtggatgagtgtgtgggggggggggaataaaaggATCATGCTATCATGCTTCAGCTATTGTCCCCCTCACTGTCCCACTTGAAGCTGGCATTACatgacagaaccagctgctacCAGACtgatactgggacagagagatgagTGGAAGGGTGGGGAGTTAAAATGATGACTGAATGAACTGATGGAAGGGTAGAGGGATAGAAGGATGCCCcaaggcctgtgtgtgtgtgtgtgtgtgtgtgtgtgtgtgtgtgtgtgtgtgtgtgtgtgtgtgtgtgtgtgtgtgtgtgtgtgtgtgtgtgtgccatctCAGCTGGCTATAAAACTGCAGGCTTAGCAAATACATTCACCTGGAGCCAGACTTAACAGTTGCCTGCTACTGAAAACTGTCTCCAGGCAGGAAGAGCAGATCTGGAAACTGTGAGTGGATGTGTGAATATTTATGAGACCAGGTGATGGGAGTTTGTTTCAttacattttgttgttttctctgtctctctgacacATAAGGACAGTCATTTTTGCAACAGTCATTTCTGATATGTTTTCCTGGTTGCCAGGAGCAGACAGCCGCTGACTGGGAAACACTCTGGACAACCAGTGAATGAAGAAGCTGGCTCGTGTTCCTGTGACCACTGAAgcataaacatgcacattatTTCTTTCATTGTGTCACACCAGAAATGCAACAAAAGCTCACTGAGGCCCTCATCTGTTTGTTCACTTACACTGAGGGGTATATACTCTTACAGGGATCACCTGCTGACTTGTCACGAGCTGGACACTTAATGGCACCATGAGGAACTTTGacatgctgctgtgtgtctttTGACTCTCTAATCGGGCAAACAggctcctcctgactcctctaATGAAAGAGCTCAAGAACTCAAACTGCTTCTTTTGAGACATCCCATATGTTCATGTTTGTTCACAGGTGTTAATTTGTAAGAAGCATTCATTAGTGTTTAGAGACACAGCATCCCCGTTAGGAGTGACACCACATGACACCTTGTTGAGCTTAGAGTAGTCGAGAAGGTCAGGTCTGTGTCTGTGAATCAGGGCGCAGAAGGCCAGGCCATCCTTCCAGCTTTACCGGGATGATGAGTAGAGAGAACAGCACGTCAGTTCAGACGTATCGACttggcagagctgctgaagTTCAGTTTCAGCAAATATGTCTGGTGTACCAAATCAACCCAAATCAGTGTTAGAATGTGTCCTGATATGTATCATCCCTTGTCCAGAATAGCTATGGTTAGCTACGGGCATGAAGAAAATAATGAGATACCTAACTGATGAGTCCCATTACCTGACATGGAAGTTCTGAACATTGACATTCCTGTAGGGGGCAGTCTTTCTCTGGCACCACAGAAGTAGGCCCTCCTTGGCCGACGTTTCTGAAGAAAACATACAACTGTAACGCAACCAAAATCATTTCTATCAGGTAGATGCTGAAGCTCAGGCTCTCACCTTCTACAGAAATGTCCTGAATGGCGAAGCGGAGGATGATTGTCCAGATCATTCCCAGAGtcattttcacatttccatCCACAATCTCTGAAAGGAAAACATCCATCTTGGTCAACAAGCTGTGAACCAGTGCTCAATGTGATGATCGCGCTGGGATTTACAAAAATTCCTAGTGGACGAGGAGAGATTCTGATACCTTCAGCTCCAATAGAAACCAGTTTTACTCCTTTGCTTGAGATAAACTCTAAAGCTTTGTTGACATTAGCGATTTTATGGAAACGCATCTTTCCTCTGTCTGGCTTGGGTAATCTCTCTCCTGATAAAGAAAGACAAACATAAGAAGTTTGTCCCATTGCTGATGTATCAGTAAAGAGCTGGAGTCTCACCTGAGATCACCTCCAGAAGTAGCATGAGTTTGAGTCCATTCCTGAAATCTTCCTCAATATTTTCAATCTGAGTTCCAGCCTTCCTCAAGTGGGAGTTGCACCAGGCCGTAAAGGTCTAAGACCACAAAGAGTTTCACATGACCAACCTTTTTATGTCATCTTCAACCATCCAGGGCTTAAATGTGCAGTACGTTTGCTGCCtctttaccaaagaatgaaatGACAATATGAAAACATACACAAGATTTTAACAGATcacttttgacctttgacctttgctgctcTGTGTCAGAATTAGCTTGTTAGCTTACACTGTCCACATTATTTACTTTGAGAAACTGTCGATCCTTTGTGTTATTTTGACAAAGTTCCTTAACAGTTAGCATCGGAGGGCTGTGTGGATAAAGCTCCAGACCACATTCCAGCTGATAGAAGGTGTTAAAATTAGACTGCTCTGCTGAGCCTCACGATAACAGACCTGCAGGAGAAATATCTAAACTATTCAGGGCATCAACGTGAGTGGAAATGTCACAGGTTTAGTGGCAACTTCTGTCCCGTGTTGCTCCTTTTGCCAACAGTAATGGATGAAACAATGAGGAGATGTGCACGTGCAGGTCACACTGGGCCTTATCCTGAGgcgtctgacctctgaccccagacaagACTGGCTTAACAACTTTGCTTGTGGACTGGACCTTTTCTGGTTGACAGTTCGATATTTTCATATTACTAGACCCAATCAGAGTGCGTAACAATGAGCTGCTGCCCTCTGTGTAACCACATGgccccctgcccccctcccaaTATTAGAGAAGCAGCCTATTGTTTAGAGGAACAGATTATTGATTACTGGAGCAGCCTATTGATTAGAGGAACAGCCTATTCATTAGATGAGACATCTATTGATTATAGGAACAGCCTATTCATTAGAGGAGTAGCCTATTGATTAGAGGAGCAGCCTATTGATTAGAGGAACAGCCTATTGATTAGAGGAA
It includes:
- the actn2b gene encoding alpha-actinin-2b; its protein translation is MMMMMENTVHYDNGYEDEYMLQEEEWDRDMLLDPAWEQQQRKTFTAWCNSHLRKAGTQIENIEEDFRNGLKLMLLLEVISGERLPKPDRGKMRFHKIANVNKALEFISSKGVKLVSIGAEEIVDGNVKMTLGMIWTIILRFAIQDISVEETSAKEGLLLWCQRKTAPYRNVNVQNFHVSWKDGLAFCALIHRHRPDLLDYSKLNKDDPLGNLNLAFDIAEKHLDIPKMLDAEDIINTPKPDERAIMTYVSCFYHAFAGAEQAETAANRICKVLGVNQENEKMMEEYERLASELLEWIRRTTPWLENRTPEKTMAEMQRKLEDFRDYRRQHKPPKVQEKCQLEINFNTLQTKLRISNRPAFMPSEGKMVSDIASAWQGLEQAEKGYEEWLLTEIRRLERLDHLAEKFRQKATNHENWASGKEVFLTQKDYETATLTEIRALLRKHEAFESDLAAHQDRVEQIAAIAQELNELDYHDVAAVNQRCQSICDLWDKLGTLTQKRREALERTEKLLETIDQLFLEFAKRSAPFNNWMEGAMEDLQDMFIVHTVEEVQSLIAAHEQFKATLPEADSERQAILGIHNEVLKISQSYGIKAKIVNPYSIITIEELLNKWEKVKKLVPQRDSALQEEMARQHAHERLRRQFAAQANLIGPWIQTRMEEIGRCSFEIGGTLEDQMTQLKQFEHVIVAYKLNIDKLEGDHQLIQESLVFDNKHTNYTMEHIRVGWELLLTTIARTINEIETQILTRDAKGISQQQMNEFRSSFNHFDRKKTGAMDTDDFRACLISMGYDLGEVEFARIMMLVDPNATGIVSFQSFIDFMTRETADTDTAEQVVASFRILAADKPYILVEELRRELPPEQAEYCILRMPAYSGPGTPPGALDYTAFSTALYGESDL
- the LOC130533394 gene encoding uncharacterized protein LOC130533394, which codes for MAIMFSTSQVLLLSLLCWNVLCYPVKTGWIPQESNMGGAAKMAFSAPHVSSWFPPPPTDPDHPAISFLHDPDPTGVLSNSNSNIDNPSWWNPVLSFDVVRNSATPDSASKTSHYSVTVLPPPPPYIPREFEAYVGNLKHGNSEMEAEEQMFSSFGPSPQPVFQAGELSEYESILEYGHEKRETEEEVFMPHYSFPSQGFWELPVVFNSASPMHSSSQWLQANLKYPFSGPVAPRMLSHFHSMYDGFYYPKD